In a single window of the Nicotiana tomentosiformis chromosome 8, ASM39032v3, whole genome shotgun sequence genome:
- the LOC104118646 gene encoding monooxygenase 2-like isoform X1: METEENIVIVGAGIAGLATCLALHRVGLRSIVLESSDSLRATGFALLLWTNAWKALDALGIGDSLRQISLSITGVKSFSADSGAPIKEVSFVDNNRIDYESRCVRRKDLLEKLENEVPQGVIRYSSKVVSIEESGPMKVVHLADGSIIRTKALIGCDGVNSVVANWLGLQKPVNSGRSAIRGFVEYPDKHGYQPKFHAFFGGGARFGFLPSDEKSLYWFCTFTPSVVHFDGNAEQDPIKLKQFVLNKASNMSKELSAVVERTTLDSISCAQLKLRLPWNVLTGNILKNNVCVVGDALHPMTPDLGQGGCSALEDSVVIAKCLGEALVKPIKDRGVGQEDEDEFNKIKKGLEKYAKERRWRSFTFISAAYLSGFIQESGSKVISFLRERFLAGVTIAVTLRMANYDCGKLTVS; encoded by the exons ATGGAGACAGAAGAGAACATTGTAATTGTGGGTGCTGGCATAGCTGGTCTTGCTACTTGTTTGGCACTTCACAG GGTGGGGCTGCGGAGTATTGTCTTGGAATCATCAGATTCGTTGCGAGCTACTGGATTTGCACTGTTATTGTGGACTAACGCCTGGAAAGCTTTGGATGCACTTGGCATTGGAGACTCTCTTAGACAAATTTCCTTATCCATTACTGG GGTTAAAAGTTTCTCTGCGGATTCAGGAGCACCTATTAAGGAGGTATCATTTGTGGACAATAACCG TATAGATTATGAAAGTCGTTGCGTGAGAAGGAAAGACCTGTTGGAGAAATTAGAGAATGAAGTGCCTCAAGGCGTTATTAGATATTCTTCCAAGGTTGTTTCCATTGAAGAATCTGGACCAATGAAAGTGGTACATCTTGCAGATGGTTCCATTATTAGAACTAAG GCCTTAATTGGGTGTGATGGAGTAAATTCTGTGGTGGCAAACTGGCTTGGGCTTCAGAAGCCTGTCAATTCTGGGCGGTCTGCAATTAGAGGCTTTGTTGAATATCCCGACAAACATGGTTATCAGCCTAAGTTCCATGCATTTTTTGgaggtggagctcggtttggCTTTCTTCCTAGTGATGAGAAGAGTTTGTATTGGTTTTGCACATTCACACCATCTGTTGTCCATT TTGATGGAAATGCAGAACAAGATCCAATTAAACTGAAGCAATTTGTGTTGAACAAGGCCAGTAATATGTCTAAAGAACTCTCCGCCGTTGTAGAGAGAACAACGCTAGACTCTATATCTTGTGCTCAGCTGAAATTGAGATTGCCTTGGAATGTTTTGACGGGGAATATTTTGAAGAATAATGTTTGCGTAGTAGGTGATGCACTTCATCCCATGACTCCAGACCTTGGTCAAGGTGGATGTTCTGCCTTAGAAGACAGTGTTGTTATTGCAAAATGCCTCGGGGAAGCTTTGGTGAAACCGATAAAGGATCGAGGAGTTGGACAAGAAGATGAGGACGAATTTAATAAGATCAAAAAAGGACTTGAGAAGTATGCTAAAGAGAGGAGATGGAGAAGTTTTACATTCATCAGTGCTGCTTATTTATCTGGTTTTATACAAGAGAGTGGTAGCAAAGTAATCAGTTTCTTAAGAGAACGTTTTTTGGCTGGAGTCACTATAGCAGTTACACTCAGAATGGCTAACTACGATTGTGGAAAACTCACTGTTTCTTGA
- the LOC104118646 gene encoding monooxygenase 2-like isoform X2 yields the protein METEENIVIVGAGIAGLATCLALHRVGLRSIVLESSDSLRATGFALLLWTNAWKALDALGIGDSLRQISLSITGVKSFSADSGAPIKEVSFVDNNRIDYESRCVRRKDLLEKLENEVPQGVIRYSSKVVSIEESGPMKVVHLADGSIIRTKALIGCDGVNSVVANWLGLQKPVNSGRSAIRGFVEYPDKHGYQPKFHAFFGVDGNAEQDPIKLKQFVLNKASNMSKELSAVVERTTLDSISCAQLKLRLPWNVLTGNILKNNVCVVGDALHPMTPDLGQGGCSALEDSVVIAKCLGEALVKPIKDRGVGQEDEDEFNKIKKGLEKYAKERRWRSFTFISAAYLSGFIQESGSKVISFLRERFLAGVTIAVTLRMANYDCGKLTVS from the exons ATGGAGACAGAAGAGAACATTGTAATTGTGGGTGCTGGCATAGCTGGTCTTGCTACTTGTTTGGCACTTCACAG GGTGGGGCTGCGGAGTATTGTCTTGGAATCATCAGATTCGTTGCGAGCTACTGGATTTGCACTGTTATTGTGGACTAACGCCTGGAAAGCTTTGGATGCACTTGGCATTGGAGACTCTCTTAGACAAATTTCCTTATCCATTACTGG GGTTAAAAGTTTCTCTGCGGATTCAGGAGCACCTATTAAGGAGGTATCATTTGTGGACAATAACCG TATAGATTATGAAAGTCGTTGCGTGAGAAGGAAAGACCTGTTGGAGAAATTAGAGAATGAAGTGCCTCAAGGCGTTATTAGATATTCTTCCAAGGTTGTTTCCATTGAAGAATCTGGACCAATGAAAGTGGTACATCTTGCAGATGGTTCCATTATTAGAACTAAG GCCTTAATTGGGTGTGATGGAGTAAATTCTGTGGTGGCAAACTGGCTTGGGCTTCAGAAGCCTGTCAATTCTGGGCGGTCTGCAATTAGAGGCTTTGTTGAATATCCCGACAAACATGGTTATCAGCCTAAGTTCCATGCATTTTTTGgag TTGATGGAAATGCAGAACAAGATCCAATTAAACTGAAGCAATTTGTGTTGAACAAGGCCAGTAATATGTCTAAAGAACTCTCCGCCGTTGTAGAGAGAACAACGCTAGACTCTATATCTTGTGCTCAGCTGAAATTGAGATTGCCTTGGAATGTTTTGACGGGGAATATTTTGAAGAATAATGTTTGCGTAGTAGGTGATGCACTTCATCCCATGACTCCAGACCTTGGTCAAGGTGGATGTTCTGCCTTAGAAGACAGTGTTGTTATTGCAAAATGCCTCGGGGAAGCTTTGGTGAAACCGATAAAGGATCGAGGAGTTGGACAAGAAGATGAGGACGAATTTAATAAGATCAAAAAAGGACTTGAGAAGTATGCTAAAGAGAGGAGATGGAGAAGTTTTACATTCATCAGTGCTGCTTATTTATCTGGTTTTATACAAGAGAGTGGTAGCAAAGTAATCAGTTTCTTAAGAGAACGTTTTTTGGCTGGAGTCACTATAGCAGTTACACTCAGAATGGCTAACTACGATTGTGGAAAACTCACTGTTTCTTGA
- the LOC104118646 gene encoding monooxygenase 2-like isoform X3, whose amino-acid sequence MHLALETLLDKFPYPLLGLKVSLRIQEHLLRRYHLWTITDYESRCVRRKDLLEKLENEVPQGVIRYSSKVVSIEESGPMKVVHLADGSIIRTKALIGCDGVNSVVANWLGLQKPVNSGRSAIRGFVEYPDKHGYQPKFHAFFGGGARFGFLPSDEKSLYWFCTFTPSVVHFDGNAEQDPIKLKQFVLNKASNMSKELSAVVERTTLDSISCAQLKLRLPWNVLTGNILKNNVCVVGDALHPMTPDLGQGGCSALEDSVVIAKCLGEALVKPIKDRGVGQEDEDEFNKIKKGLEKYAKERRWRSFTFISAAYLSGFIQESGSKVISFLRERFLAGVTIAVTLRMANYDCGKLTVS is encoded by the exons ATGCACTTGGCATTGGAGACTCTCTTAGACAAATTTCCTTATCCATTACTGG GGTTAAAAGTTTCTCTGCGGATTCAGGAGCACCTATTAAGGAGGTATCATTTGTGGACAATAACCG ATTATGAAAGTCGTTGCGTGAGAAGGAAAGACCTGTTGGAGAAATTAGAGAATGAAGTGCCTCAAGGCGTTATTAGATATTCTTCCAAGGTTGTTTCCATTGAAGAATCTGGACCAATGAAAGTGGTACATCTTGCAGATGGTTCCATTATTAGAACTAAG GCCTTAATTGGGTGTGATGGAGTAAATTCTGTGGTGGCAAACTGGCTTGGGCTTCAGAAGCCTGTCAATTCTGGGCGGTCTGCAATTAGAGGCTTTGTTGAATATCCCGACAAACATGGTTATCAGCCTAAGTTCCATGCATTTTTTGgaggtggagctcggtttggCTTTCTTCCTAGTGATGAGAAGAGTTTGTATTGGTTTTGCACATTCACACCATCTGTTGTCCATT TTGATGGAAATGCAGAACAAGATCCAATTAAACTGAAGCAATTTGTGTTGAACAAGGCCAGTAATATGTCTAAAGAACTCTCCGCCGTTGTAGAGAGAACAACGCTAGACTCTATATCTTGTGCTCAGCTGAAATTGAGATTGCCTTGGAATGTTTTGACGGGGAATATTTTGAAGAATAATGTTTGCGTAGTAGGTGATGCACTTCATCCCATGACTCCAGACCTTGGTCAAGGTGGATGTTCTGCCTTAGAAGACAGTGTTGTTATTGCAAAATGCCTCGGGGAAGCTTTGGTGAAACCGATAAAGGATCGAGGAGTTGGACAAGAAGATGAGGACGAATTTAATAAGATCAAAAAAGGACTTGAGAAGTATGCTAAAGAGAGGAGATGGAGAAGTTTTACATTCATCAGTGCTGCTTATTTATCTGGTTTTATACAAGAGAGTGGTAGCAAAGTAATCAGTTTCTTAAGAGAACGTTTTTTGGCTGGAGTCACTATAGCAGTTACACTCAGAATGGCTAACTACGATTGTGGAAAACTCACTGTTTCTTGA